One window from the genome of Rickettsiella endosymbiont of Xylota segnis encodes:
- a CDS encoding ParA family protein gives MGKIIAIVNQKGGVGKTTTCINLAASMALLEQKTLLIDLDPQANATTGSLLQKDLSPHIAQVLLDEVPIEQSLVVTPANYTLIPGSGDLTQTEIQLLKIEQREYILKKKLSLLIEAYDYILLDCPPSLNILTVNALVAAQFVIIPVQCEYFALEGLSNLMNTLQSLRATVNPHLQIHGILRTLFDGRNSLAKQVSEELVMHFKDKMYTTLIPRNIRLAEAPSHGQPALLYDPQSNGSHAYLSLAKEVLTRDGCPIPLVGSPTDIPSNVFLKKRSYYEKSPSVEQVI, from the coding sequence ATGGGTAAAATTATCGCTATCGTAAATCAAAAAGGGGGCGTGGGGAAAACCACAACGTGTATTAACCTTGCTGCATCGATGGCTTTGTTAGAACAAAAAACACTGCTAATAGACCTTGATCCTCAAGCCAATGCAACCACCGGCAGTCTTTTACAAAAAGATCTCAGCCCGCATATTGCACAAGTACTTCTAGATGAAGTTCCAATAGAACAGAGTCTCGTCGTTACTCCAGCAAATTATACACTTATTCCTGGCTCTGGGGATTTAACACAGACTGAAATTCAATTATTAAAAATAGAACAACGTGAATATATACTCAAAAAAAAGCTAAGTTTACTAATCGAAGCTTATGACTATATTTTGCTAGATTGCCCGCCGTCTTTAAATATACTGACTGTTAATGCTTTAGTAGCCGCTCAATTTGTCATTATCCCTGTACAATGTGAATATTTTGCTTTAGAAGGCTTAAGCAATTTGATGAATACATTGCAGAGTTTACGCGCAACGGTCAATCCGCATTTACAAATCCATGGCATACTTCGTACACTATTTGATGGCCGAAATAGTCTAGCCAAACAGGTTTCCGAAGAATTAGTTATGCATTTTAAAGATAAAATGTATACCACACTGATCCCTCGCAATATTCGACTCGCAGAAGCACCTAGTCATGGACAACCGGCTTTATTGTATGATCCCCAATCAAATGGTAGTCATGCCTATTTAAGTTTAGCCAAGGAAGTATTAACACGAGATGGATGCCCTATTCCACTTGTGGGCTCACCTACAGATATACCCTCGAACGTTTTTTTAAAAAAACGTTCGTATTATGAAAAATCTCCGTCCGTCGAACAGGTAATATGA
- a CDS encoding metal ABC transporter solute-binding protein, Zn/Mn family, with protein sequence MLKFFQALALLLAIGSTTPSIAKPIHIIAAENFYGSVAKQIGGNYVQVTSILNQPDQDPHLFNLTPSVAKILEQGDLIVYNGLGYDPWMQNLLSVGTASPRTVICVADLIHRKEGANPHIWYDPDTMPVYATALRDYLIKHDPDHQKEYQAHYQQFIAQQQHLWRLIKKIKVQHKGVSVIATEPVFGYMAQALGFRMQGIPFQLSMMNGVDPSPKQVQEFQRQLQQHRVKLVFYNSQVSSPLVLQLLQQAKFFGIPIIGVMETQPMQSTYYQWMQNQLKQVEQALNERHRI encoded by the coding sequence ATGTTGAAATTTTTCCAAGCCTTAGCCTTGCTATTGGCAATCGGCTCTACAACACCTAGTATAGCAAAACCCATTCACATTATCGCCGCTGAGAATTTTTATGGTTCTGTTGCAAAACAAATCGGTGGAAATTATGTCCAAGTCACGAGCATTCTTAATCAACCCGATCAAGATCCACATTTATTTAATTTAACGCCCAGTGTGGCTAAGATTTTGGAGCAAGGAGATCTAATTGTTTATAATGGCTTGGGCTATGATCCTTGGATGCAGAATTTATTGAGTGTTGGAACAGCTTCACCAAGAACCGTTATTTGCGTTGCTGATTTAATACATAGAAAAGAAGGGGCTAATCCTCATATTTGGTATGATCCGGATACTATGCCCGTTTATGCTACGGCATTGCGCGATTATTTGATTAAGCACGACCCCGATCATCAGAAGGAATATCAAGCGCATTACCAACAGTTTATTGCACAACAGCAACATTTATGGCGACTGATAAAAAAAATTAAAGTTCAACACAAGGGTGTTTCGGTTATTGCGACAGAGCCTGTGTTTGGATATATGGCACAGGCTTTAGGATTTCGTATGCAAGGAATTCCGTTTCAACTCAGCATGATGAACGGGGTGGATCCTAGTCCTAAACAAGTACAAGAGTTTCAACGTCAGTTGCAACAGCATCGAGTCAAATTAGTATTTTATAATAGTCAAGTGAGTAGTCCTTTGGTATTGCAATTATTACAACAGGCTAAGTTTTTTGGAATTCCAATCATAGGTGTGATGGAAACACAACCTATGCAGTCTACTTACTATCAGTGGATGCAGAATCAATTAAAACAAGTGGAGCAGGCTTTGAATGAACGCCATCGAATTTAA
- a CDS encoding metal ABC transporter ATP-binding protein has translation MNAIEFKQLSLAYGQRCIFQDFTASIDTGEFVAILGANGAGKSTLLRSILGLIAPSQGYISVFGQAVHKGAAFIGYMPQIRQNIGNSLSAYAWLGANLNGYQWGLPVLNAQQTEELQRVIQLVKAEKIINRPYSLLSGGERQRLLLAQALLNKPKILLLDEPLMNLDPYYQATLVSLIDDIRLQYGITILFTSHDINPLLTSVDRVLYLAKGKAVIGLVNEIINSKKLSELYGLDIQVIQHEQQLFVINKELGFHHHVNHCRPDLDHFSV, from the coding sequence ATGAACGCCATCGAATTTAAACAACTTAGCCTTGCCTATGGACAACGCTGTATTTTTCAGGATTTCACTGCAAGTATCGATACAGGTGAGTTTGTTGCTATTTTAGGAGCTAACGGTGCCGGAAAAAGTACTTTGCTGCGATCAATATTAGGTTTAATCGCTCCATCCCAAGGTTACATCTCAGTATTCGGACAAGCAGTACATAAAGGCGCCGCTTTTATTGGTTATATGCCACAAATACGCCAGAATATCGGTAATAGTTTGAGTGCCTATGCCTGGTTAGGCGCAAATTTAAATGGATATCAGTGGGGGTTGCCCGTTTTAAATGCACAACAAACCGAAGAATTACAACGTGTTATTCAGTTAGTAAAAGCTGAAAAGATTATCAATCGACCTTACAGCCTTTTATCAGGAGGGGAACGACAACGTTTATTATTAGCTCAAGCTTTATTGAATAAACCAAAGATTTTATTATTAGATGAGCCACTAATGAATCTAGATCCTTATTATCAAGCCACGTTGGTCAGTTTAATTGATGATATCCGTTTGCAATATGGTATTACCATATTGTTTACTTCGCATGACATCAACCCACTATTAACCAGCGTAGATAGAGTACTCTATTTGGCAAAAGGTAAAGCGGTGATAGGTTTAGTCAATGAAATTATCAATAGTAAAAAATTAAGTGAGCTTTATGGATTGGATATACAAGTTATTCAGCATGAACAGCAACTTTTTGTCATAAATAAAGAATTAGGATTCCACCATCATGTCAACCATTGTCGACCCGACCTTGATCATTTCTCTGTTTGA
- a CDS encoding metal ABC transporter permease: MSTIVDPTLIISLFEYHFLRNALIAGTIAAVLASFVGYFMVIRRLAFAGHALGHIGFAGATGAGLIGLMPVSGQLILTILAAIGMGSLGHRISKSDVAIGIILALALGLGVLFLHFYTSYAAQAMTILFGNLLGVSAHLIKMMLIYSVFSLLGLGIIARPLLFASLEPELAEAKGVSLPLISILFMIIVAVAVTEASQVVGVLLVFTLLIGPAAAALNWTHRILSGLFLTVLFGILIVWLGIILSFVTDWPIPFWISALAAGNYFLSYLGRSINRPM; encoded by the coding sequence ATGTCAACCATTGTCGACCCGACCTTGATCATTTCTCTGTTTGAATATCATTTTTTACGTAACGCACTTATAGCAGGTACGATTGCAGCGGTATTAGCCAGTTTCGTCGGTTATTTTATGGTTATCAGGAGGTTGGCTTTTGCTGGTCATGCCTTAGGGCACATTGGTTTTGCTGGAGCGACCGGCGCAGGTTTAATTGGTTTAATGCCGGTCAGTGGGCAGTTAATTTTGACAATATTAGCCGCTATTGGTATGGGTAGTTTGGGGCACCGAATTAGTAAAAGTGATGTAGCTATCGGTATTATTCTGGCTTTAGCACTAGGATTGGGCGTGTTATTTTTACATTTTTATACCAGTTACGCTGCACAAGCGATGACGATATTATTTGGTAATCTTTTGGGTGTTTCAGCGCATTTAATAAAGATGATGTTGATCTATTCTGTTTTCAGCTTGCTAGGCTTAGGTATCATTGCAAGACCATTATTATTTGCTAGCTTAGAACCGGAGTTAGCCGAAGCAAAAGGCGTTTCGTTACCACTGATTTCTATTTTATTTATGATCATCGTGGCAGTTGCTGTAACTGAAGCCAGTCAAGTAGTCGGTGTGCTTTTAGTATTTACTTTATTGATAGGACCTGCTGCAGCCGCTTTAAATTGGACGCACCGTATTTTAAGTGGTTTATTTTTAACCGTGCTGTTTGGTATCCTAATCGTATGGTTGGGTATTATTTTATCATTTGTTACCGATTGGCCTATTCCGTTTTGGATTAGTGCATTGGCTGCTGGTAATTATTTTCTCAGTTATCTAGGAAGATCAATAAATAGACCTATGTAA
- a CDS encoding ribonucleotide-diphosphate reductase subunit beta, whose amino-acid sequence MSTTEHAAGGFTGLETLEIGAARVQVDDKKIINCRADLNQLVPFKYKWAWEKYLAACANHWMPQEVNMSADIALWRDTKGLSEDERLIIERSLGFFSTADSLVANNLVLAVYRHITNPECRQYLLRQAFEEALHTHAYQYVIESLGMDEARLFNMYRELPTVAKKTEWALPFTQSLADPNFRTGTPENDQRLLRDLIAFYVVFEGIFFYVGFSQILSMGRRNKMTGTAEQFQYILRDESMHLNFGIDVINQIKLENPHLWTPEFKRYVIDLVKEGVDLEYQYALDTMPRGILGLNANMMWDYLRFIGNRRLAQIGLPEQYPGVSNPLPWMSEIIDLKKEKNFFETRVTEYQTGGSLNWDD is encoded by the coding sequence ATGAGTACTACTGAACATGCAGCCGGTGGTTTTACCGGTCTAGAAACACTAGAAATAGGCGCAGCACGCGTGCAAGTCGATGATAAAAAAATCATCAATTGTCGCGCTGATCTCAATCAATTAGTCCCATTTAAGTATAAATGGGCCTGGGAAAAATACTTAGCCGCCTGCGCTAATCATTGGATGCCACAAGAAGTTAACATGTCCGCTGACATTGCATTATGGCGCGATACAAAAGGATTAAGTGAAGATGAACGTTTGATCATAGAACGCAGTTTAGGTTTTTTTTCAACCGCTGATTCTCTGGTTGCGAATAATCTGGTTTTAGCCGTCTACCGTCATATTACCAATCCAGAATGCCGACAATACTTACTAAGACAAGCTTTTGAAGAAGCTCTGCATACGCATGCTTATCAATATGTCATAGAAAGTTTAGGGATGGATGAAGCGCGCCTGTTTAATATGTATCGCGAATTACCTACCGTAGCCAAAAAAACCGAATGGGCTCTTCCTTTTACGCAAAGCTTAGCCGATCCTAATTTTCGTACTGGCACGCCCGAAAATGATCAACGTTTATTGCGCGATTTAATTGCTTTTTATGTGGTGTTTGAAGGCATATTTTTCTATGTCGGTTTTTCACAGATCCTAAGCATGGGTCGACGCAATAAAATGACCGGAACAGCCGAACAATTTCAATATATCTTACGCGATGAATCAATGCATTTAAATTTTGGTATCGATGTCATCAATCAGATTAAATTGGAAAACCCACATTTATGGACACCGGAATTCAAACGCTATGTCATTGATCTCGTGAAAGAAGGCGTCGATCTAGAATATCAATATGCTTTAGATACCATGCCACGTGGCATTCTTGGATTGAATGCTAACATGATGTGGGATTATCTACGTTTCATCGGGAATCGACGTCTCGCACAAATTGGCTTACCTGAACAATATCCTGGTGTTAGCAACCCTTTACCATGGATGAGTGAAATCATCGATCTTAAAAAGGAGAAAAATTTCTTTGAAACGCGCGTAACAGAATATCAAACCGGCGGAAGTTTAAATTGGGATGACTGA
- a CDS encoding ribonucleoside-diphosphate reductase subunit alpha, producing MSGLSSELMTSSLLLNSAEILLPEAEAEQDSKSICTLQVIKRNGKLVNYDQSKIRIAITKAFLAVEGGQAALSTRIHERVSQLTQQVTNIIQQRHPNGGTLPIEAIQDQVELALMRVEAHQVARAYVLYREERRKMRAETKSESEIQLQITLADGSQHPLDLIQLSLLITETCKDLSEVKHELILQETLRNLYDGMPIAEIDKALIISARSLVEQDPNYTYATARFLLRTLYTEALNFLDLPTTTHISNHGVYHHYFQHYIKRGIALELLDPQLQTFDLEKLSKALLPEHDQKFTYLSLQTLYDRYFLHADDVRFELPQAFFMRVAMGLAQQESNKEEQAIEFYHLLSSFDYMASTPTLFNAGTLRPQLSSCFLTTVPDDLNQIYSAIKDNALLSKFAGGLGNDWTSVRAMGARIKGTNGKSLGVVPFLNVANASAVAVNQGGKRKGAVCAYLETWHLDIEEFLELRKNTGDDRRRTHDMNTANWVPDLFMKRLMQGENWTLFSPDETPDLHDAFGLEFEEKYQAYEAKAARGEIKNFKTIPAANLWRKMLSLLFETGHPWITFKDPCNLRSPQQHVGTIHSSNLCTEITLNTSIDEIAVCNLGSINLPQHLTESGEIDQTKLRRTIRTAIRMLDNVIDINYYTVPQARSSNLKHRPVGLGLMGFQDALYQLRLPYASEAAITFADHSMESISYYAIEASSDLAKERGSYESFNGSLWSQGILPLDSIARLQKTRGKFLDQDQTTRLDWDTLRKKVMADGMRNSNCMAIAPTATISNICGVSQSIEPTYQNLFVKSNMSGEFTVINPYLVKDLKLLGLWDAVMLNDLKYYDGSLQKIERVPDSLKQLYATAFEVPTHWLVEAGSRRQKWIDQSQSLNLYMAQASGKRLDELYKNIWLKGLKTSYYLRTMGATHTEKATLEKSHLNSVQMDSAAGGPACSILDPDCESCQ from the coding sequence ATGAGCGGACTTTCATCCGAACTAATGACTTCTTCTCTTCTGCTTAACAGCGCCGAGATTCTACTACCTGAAGCTGAAGCAGAACAAGATAGTAAATCCATCTGTACACTACAAGTTATAAAACGTAATGGTAAACTTGTTAATTATGATCAAAGTAAAATTAGGATTGCAATTACTAAAGCTTTTCTCGCTGTAGAAGGTGGACAAGCCGCATTGTCAACCCGTATCCATGAGCGGGTATCGCAATTAACGCAACAAGTCACGAACATCATACAACAACGTCACCCCAATGGCGGAACATTGCCTATTGAAGCCATACAAGATCAAGTTGAGCTGGCTTTAATGCGGGTGGAAGCTCACCAAGTCGCACGCGCATACGTGCTTTATCGTGAAGAACGACGAAAAATGCGCGCAGAAACGAAATCAGAATCTGAGATTCAACTACAAATAACCTTAGCGGATGGTAGTCAGCATCCACTCGATCTCATACAATTAAGCCTGTTGATCACGGAGACCTGTAAAGATTTAAGCGAAGTAAAACATGAACTCATTTTACAAGAAACCTTACGTAATCTATATGATGGTATGCCTATCGCAGAAATTGATAAAGCACTCATTATTAGTGCACGTTCTCTTGTCGAACAAGATCCTAATTATACCTACGCCACTGCACGTTTCTTATTACGCACATTATATACAGAAGCATTAAACTTTCTTGATCTACCTACTACAACCCACATCAGTAATCATGGCGTATATCATCACTATTTCCAACACTATATCAAGCGCGGAATTGCCTTAGAATTATTGGACCCGCAATTACAAACCTTTGACTTAGAAAAATTAAGTAAGGCTTTATTACCTGAACACGATCAGAAATTTACTTATCTAAGTTTACAAACTTTATATGATCGCTACTTCTTACACGCCGATGATGTCCGTTTTGAATTGCCTCAAGCTTTCTTTATGCGCGTTGCCATGGGACTTGCGCAACAAGAATCTAACAAAGAAGAACAAGCGATTGAATTTTATCATTTACTTTCGTCTTTTGATTATATGGCATCCACACCGACTCTATTCAATGCTGGAACTCTGCGTCCACAACTCTCAAGTTGCTTCTTAACAACTGTCCCCGATGATCTCAATCAAATTTACAGTGCCATAAAAGATAATGCCTTACTTTCAAAATTTGCGGGTGGTTTAGGCAATGACTGGACTTCAGTTCGAGCGATGGGCGCACGAATTAAAGGCACCAATGGTAAGTCACTCGGGGTCGTACCTTTTTTAAATGTAGCCAATGCTTCTGCAGTGGCCGTCAACCAAGGGGGTAAACGTAAAGGTGCCGTCTGCGCCTATTTAGAAACATGGCATTTAGATATTGAAGAATTTTTAGAATTACGAAAAAATACCGGTGACGATCGACGTCGTACGCATGATATGAATACCGCGAATTGGGTACCTGATTTATTTATGAAACGACTCATGCAAGGAGAGAACTGGACTTTATTTTCTCCCGATGAAACTCCTGATTTACATGATGCGTTTGGTTTAGAATTTGAAGAAAAATATCAAGCCTATGAAGCCAAAGCCGCGCGCGGTGAAATTAAAAATTTCAAAACGATTCCCGCAGCTAATCTATGGCGAAAAATGTTGAGTTTATTATTTGAAACCGGACATCCTTGGATCACATTTAAAGATCCTTGCAACTTACGTTCACCACAACAACATGTTGGAACCATTCATAGCTCCAATTTATGTACTGAAATTACGCTCAATACCTCAATTGATGAAATAGCCGTCTGTAATTTAGGTAGTATTAATCTACCTCAACATCTAACCGAATCTGGCGAAATTGATCAAACGAAATTGCGTCGTACCATTCGCACAGCCATTCGCATGTTAGATAATGTAATTGATATCAATTATTACACTGTACCTCAAGCACGTAGTTCTAACTTAAAACACCGTCCTGTCGGTCTAGGTCTGATGGGTTTCCAAGACGCTTTATATCAATTACGGCTACCTTATGCTTCAGAAGCTGCAATCACTTTTGCCGATCACTCCATGGAATCGATTAGTTATTACGCCATCGAAGCTTCCAGTGATTTAGCCAAAGAGCGTGGTTCGTATGAAAGCTTTAATGGATCGTTGTGGAGTCAAGGGATCTTACCCTTAGATTCTATTGCACGGTTACAAAAAACCCGTGGTAAATTCTTAGATCAAGATCAAACCACTCGTTTAGATTGGGACACATTGCGAAAAAAAGTGATGGCAGATGGTATGCGCAACTCGAACTGTATGGCCATTGCACCGACAGCCACTATTTCCAATATCTGTGGCGTTTCACAATCCATTGAGCCGACCTATCAAAACCTTTTTGTAAAATCCAATATGTCCGGCGAGTTTACCGTGATCAATCCCTATTTAGTCAAAGATTTGAAATTATTGGGATTATGGGATGCCGTTATGCTCAATGACCTTAAATACTATGACGGTAGTTTACAAAAAATTGAGCGGGTTCCTGATAGCTTAAAACAACTGTATGCGACTGCTTTTGAAGTTCCTACACATTGGCTGGTTGAAGCCGGATCGCGTCGACAAAAATGGATAGATCAAAGTCAATCGTTAAATCTTTATATGGCACAAGCTTCTGGTAAAAGATTAGATGAACTTTATAAAAACATTTGGCTGAAAGGATTAAAAACGAGTTACTATTTACGGACCATGGGCGCTACACATACTGAAAAGGCAACCTTAGAAAAAAGTCATTTAAATTCAGTGCAAATGGATAGCGCAGCCGGTGGCCCTGCTTGCTCAATACTCGACCCGGATTGCGAATCATGTCAATAA
- a CDS encoding phosphomannomutase/phosphoglucomutase, producing MQHIPFAEVSKSIFRAYDIRGIVGESITPELIYTLGKAIGSAAQEQGEQTIITARDGRLSGPILMEALQQGLRESGCGVIDIGQVPSPVLYFATRYLNYRSGVMLTASHNPSNYNGLKIVIAGKSLSEGTIDELYLRVQAGGFKSGKGSYQQISIIEAYLNRITQDISLARPLRVVLDCGNGVGGVVAPELLRRLGCEVIELFCNVDGHFPNHHPDPSRPENLNDLIASVKQHKADIGLALDGDGDRLGVVTNRGEIIWPDRQMMLYAIDVLSRNPGALIIYDIKSTGHLARLIAENGGQSLMWKTGHSIMKAKLEETGALLAGEMSGHIFFKERWYGFDDGLYTAARLLEIIAKSKKNVSELFVELPNGINTPELKLAMIEDKKFAFIQAFQKNIDFPNAKLSKIDGVRADFIDGWGLVRASNTGPYLTLRFEADNSTALKRIQTLFRNALLAMDPHLKLPF from the coding sequence ATGCAACACATTCCTTTTGCAGAGGTTTCAAAGAGTATTTTTCGTGCCTACGATATTCGGGGCATCGTGGGTGAATCGATAACGCCCGAGCTTATCTACACGCTGGGTAAAGCAATAGGGAGCGCAGCACAAGAGCAAGGAGAACAAACCATTATCACTGCGCGAGATGGACGTTTGTCAGGACCTATTTTGATGGAGGCCTTACAGCAGGGATTACGTGAAAGCGGTTGTGGTGTTATAGATATTGGGCAAGTCCCTAGCCCTGTTCTTTATTTTGCTACACGTTATTTGAATTATCGTTCGGGAGTGATGTTAACGGCGAGTCATAATCCGTCGAATTATAATGGTTTAAAGATAGTTATAGCAGGGAAAAGCTTGTCAGAAGGTACTATTGATGAACTTTATTTACGTGTCCAAGCAGGCGGCTTTAAATCAGGAAAAGGGAGTTACCAGCAAATATCTATTATCGAAGCCTATCTCAATCGGATTACTCAAGATATTTCTTTAGCGCGCCCTTTACGGGTAGTGCTTGATTGTGGAAATGGTGTAGGTGGCGTCGTTGCTCCCGAATTACTGCGACGTTTGGGTTGTGAAGTGATCGAATTATTTTGTAATGTGGATGGTCATTTTCCGAATCATCATCCTGATCCCAGCAGGCCAGAGAATTTAAATGATTTAATTGCTAGCGTGAAACAGCATAAAGCAGATATTGGTCTCGCTTTAGATGGCGATGGCGATAGGCTGGGTGTGGTCACGAATCGAGGAGAAATTATTTGGCCTGATCGACAAATGATGTTGTATGCAATCGATGTGTTATCACGTAATCCAGGTGCACTGATTATTTATGACATCAAATCGACGGGTCATTTAGCAAGACTCATTGCAGAAAACGGCGGACAGTCTCTGATGTGGAAGACAGGGCATTCGATTATGAAAGCTAAATTAGAAGAAACAGGGGCATTATTGGCGGGCGAAATGAGCGGTCATATCTTCTTTAAAGAACGTTGGTATGGTTTTGATGATGGTTTATATACCGCTGCTCGATTATTAGAAATTATCGCGAAAAGTAAAAAAAATGTGAGTGAGTTGTTTGTAGAATTGCCGAACGGCATTAATACCCCTGAATTAAAATTGGCTATGATTGAAGATAAAAAATTTGCCTTTATTCAAGCTTTTCAGAAAAATATTGATTTTCCAAATGCAAAATTGAGTAAAATAGACGGTGTCCGCGCAGATTTTATTGATGGTTGGGGTTTAGTTCGTGCATCGAATACTGGTCCGTATTTAACGTTACGGTTTGAAGCAGATAATTCAACCGCTTTAAAGCGTATCCAAACTCTATTTAGAAATGCTTTACTAGCGATGGATCCACATCTGAAATTACCCTTTTAA
- a CDS encoding exodeoxyribonuclease III translates to MRIISLNVNGIRSATRKGFFDWLKYQKADVICLQETKAQKNQLDASHFPEEYQAYFFDAEKKGYSGVAIYSRVKPDSTAAGLGWECADKEGRYLQLNFPGLSIASLYMPSGSSSELRQDFKFQFLNQYLPILKKQLQHKQDFIICGDWNIAHKPIDLKNWRSNQKNSGFLPEERAWLDQVLGPVGYVDAFRALNQQTEQYTWWSNRGHAWDNNVGWRIDYQIITPGLKNKIRSVEIYKDQRFSDHAPLIIDYKL, encoded by the coding sequence ATGCGTATTATTTCTTTAAATGTGAACGGCATTCGTTCTGCAACGCGAAAAGGCTTTTTTGATTGGCTGAAATATCAAAAAGCGGATGTGATTTGTTTGCAGGAAACCAAAGCGCAAAAAAACCAATTGGATGCATCACATTTTCCCGAAGAATATCAAGCTTATTTTTTTGATGCCGAAAAAAAAGGTTATAGTGGGGTAGCAATTTATAGTCGAGTTAAACCGGATTCAACAGCTGCGGGTTTGGGTTGGGAGTGCGCGGATAAAGAAGGTCGTTATCTACAACTTAATTTCCCTGGATTGAGTATTGCTTCTTTGTATATGCCTTCAGGTAGTAGTAGTGAATTACGGCAAGACTTTAAGTTTCAATTTTTAAATCAGTATTTGCCTATTTTGAAAAAACAACTTCAGCATAAGCAAGATTTTATTATTTGTGGAGATTGGAATATTGCGCATAAACCCATCGATTTAAAAAATTGGCGTAGCAATCAAAAAAATTCTGGTTTTTTACCGGAAGAACGAGCCTGGTTAGATCAAGTATTAGGGCCTGTTGGTTATGTGGATGCTTTTCGAGCATTGAATCAACAGACAGAACAATATACTTGGTGGTCAAATCGCGGGCATGCCTGGGATAATAATGTCGGATGGAGGATTGATTACCAGATTATTACACCAGGACTCAAAAATAAAATTAGATCGGTTGAGATTTATAAGGATCAACGCTTTTCGGATCATGCCCCTCTAATTATTGACTATAAGCTTTAA